In Gossypium hirsutum isolate 1008001.06 chromosome D06, Gossypium_hirsutum_v2.1, whole genome shotgun sequence, one genomic interval encodes:
- the LOC107923401 gene encoding polyphenol oxidase, chloroplastic-like, translating to MASTTNSPSTLLTLPNFSIQTSTFLPKTSQRSIFQKKKPFNFNSKTVVSCKASNGKQNDADHTSFLNRFDRRDILLGLGGGLYGATSLVRDPFALAVVPIEPELSSCGESTVDTGKTCMNVPCCPPELKDSKIIDFEPPLGCKIRYRPAAHLVDRDYLYKFELAMERMKALPVDDPRNFMQQANIHCAYCNGAYSQVGFPDQKLEVHYSWLFFPFHRMYLYFFERILGKLIGDPDFAMPFWNWDSPCGMTMPQIYLDPYSPLYDENRNLEHQHVLVNLNDGKSVIKQEKNEEDGFDKLTKREQEREQIKSNLYVMYQQMVRSAKTASCFHGAAYLGGCVSETDIGCTPEPRGGTIENGAHIAVHKFVGAKNPPYNEDMGNFYSAGRDPLFYAHHGNVDRMWNIWKTLQGKKRRDFDQDVWLNSSFLFYDENANMVRVKVRDCLDSKTLGYDYQSVDIPWLRSKPTPRRSRPGVGRGQDQGQDVLARRKSKYLRRFPIVLDKVAVRIEILRPKKPINKKKDDKEEVLVLQNIQLDRNDSVQFDVSINDDEDDDNPCKPEDAEFVGSFSNLPHGDDCHSEAMLSTNLYLPLSDALEDLKIPSEDRFIVVTLVPKEGEVSIGNIKIDYVC from the coding sequence ATGGCTTCCACTACCAATTCCCCATCAACCCTCCTCACCCTTCCTAATTTCTCCATTCAAACTTCAACATTCCTTCCCAAAACATCTCAACGTTccatatttcagaagaaaaagcCTTTCAACTTTAACTCCAAAACAGTAGTGTCATGCAAAGCCAGCAATGGGAAACAAAACGATGCAGATCACACTTCTTTTCTCAATAGGTTCGATAGAAGGGACATCCTTCTTGGCCTTGGAGGGGGTCTCTACGGTGCGACCAGCCTTGTTAGAGACCCATTTGCATTGGCAGTCGTCCCAATCGAGCCTGAACTGTCCAGCTGTGGGGAATCAACCGTAGATACCGGTAAAACCTGCATGAATGTCCCTTGCTGCCCACCAGAGTTAAAAGATTCAAAGATCATAGACTTCGAACCACCTTTAGGTTGCAAGATCCGTTATCGGCCGGCAGCACATTTAGTTGATCGTGATTACCTGTATAAGTTTGAATTGGCAATGGAGAGAATGAAAGCTCTCCCTGTGGATGATCCACGTAATTTCATGCAACAAGCCAATATTCATTGTGCCTATTGCAATGGGGCTTATAGTCAAGTGGGGTTCCCCGATCAAAAACTTGAAGTTCACTACTCGTGGCTTTTTTTCCCATTCCATAGGATGTATCTGTATTTCTTCGAGAGGATATTGGGCAAGTTGATTGGTGATCCAGATTTCGCAATGCCATTTTGGAACTGGGATTCTCCCTGTGGGATGACTATGCCTCAGATATATTTAGACCCTTACTCTCCATTGTACGATGAAAACCGCAATTTGGAGCATCAGCACGTTTTGGTTAATCTTAATGACGGTAAATCTgttataaaacaagaaaaaaatgaagaagatggttTTGATAAATTAACAAAGAGGGAACAAGAGAGGGAACAAATAAAGAGTAATCTCTATGTGATGTATCAGCAAATGGTACGGTCCGCCAAGACCGCTTCTTGTTTCCATGGAGCGGCGTACCTTGGCGGTTGTGTATCGGAAACCGATATCGGTTGTACTCCCGAACCGAGAGGTGGTACCATTGAGAACGGTGCTCACATCGCCGTTCACAAGTTCGTTGGTGCCAAGAATCCACCTTATAACGAAGACATGGGGAATTTCTATTCTGCTGGTAGAGACCCTTTGTTCTACGCTCATCATGGCAATGTTGATCGAATGTGGAACATTTGGAAGACATTGCAAGGGAAGAAGCGACGTGATTTCGACCAAGATGTTTGGCTCAATTCTTCGTTTCTTTTCTACGATGAGAATGCAAATATGGTTCGTGTTAAAGTTCGCGATTGCCTTGACTCTAAAACTTTGGGGTACGATTACCAAAGTGTTGATATTCCATGGCTTAGAAGCAAGCCAACACCTCGAAGGAGTCGTCCTGGTGTGGGGCGGGGTCAGGATCAGGGTCAGGATGTATTAGCCAGACGAAAGAGTAAATACCTCAGGCGTTTTCCTATAGTTTTAGACAAGGTGGCCGTACGCATTGAGATTCTAAGGCCAAAGAAAccaataaataagaaaaaagatgATAAAGAAGAAGTATTGGTTCTTCAAAACATACAGCTAGACAGAAATGACTCAGTGCAATTCGATGTCTCCATTAATGACGATGAAGACGACGACAACCCTTGCAAACCGGAAGATGCGGAGTTCGTGGGGAGCTTTTCGAATTTACCGCACGGAGATGATTGCCACTCCGAGGCGATGCTTAGTACAAATCTGTATTTGCCATTATCAGATGCGCTGGAGGATTTGAAGATTCCATCTGAAGATCGCTTTATTGTGGTGACTTTGGTGCCTAAAGAAGGGGAAGTTTCGATTGGTAACATTAAGATCGACTACGTTTGTTGA
- the LOC121218436 gene encoding metacaspase-9-like: MVKEAKEGDVLLFLLSGHRVEADMKPGQKDDAIVPCDLNLIYDVDIRLLIQQLPKETSFTIVSDSCHSGGLIVKEKEQIGPHSTLRSIAPSVDAQKRGISLESIHQGHLLTPSSQRHKRRIRRIGTTVAFSTGLDIVSNIGHLLTGIFRDNVSLKFQPSQEPRSLTEDEGILLSGCQADELSLDLEPSDKTQGKADKNAGTAFLATIPTPLALPMINKLVHKKKAVLVGCSLAMPTGIKIKAALYKMVHTARPGDVLFFYFSGHGIAVPVLKPANLSDWMKL, encoded by the exons ATGGTGAAAGAGGCTAAAGAAGGAGATGTCCTATTATTCCTCTTGAGTGGACATAGAGTTGAGGCAGACATGAAACCAGGCCAGAAGGATGATGCAATCGTGCCTTGTGATCTCAATCTCATTTATG ATGTGGACATCAGGCTCTTGATTCAGCAGCTGCCAAAAGAAACAAGCTTCACAATCGTTTCAGATTCGTGCCACAGCGGTGGTCTCATTGTCAAAGAGAAAGAACAAATTGGACCCCATAGTACTCTAAGGAGTATAGCACCATCTGTTGACGCCCAGAAGAGGGGAATTTCACTTGAATCAATACACCAAGGCCATCTGTTGACGCCCAGCAGCCAACGTCATAAACGCCGCATCAGACGTATTGGGACAACAGTTGCCTTCAGCACTGGATTAGATATTGTCAGCAACATTGGCCATCTTTTGACCGGAATCTTTCGAGACAACGTCAGTTTAAAATTCCAACCCTCTCAGGAGCCAAGGTCATTAACGGAGGATGAGGGGATTCTATTAAGTGGGTGCCAAGCCGATGAGCTATCCCTTGATTTGGAACCGAGTGACAAAACCCAAGGAAAGGC TGATAAGAATGCCGGTACAGCTTTCCTGGCCACCATTCCAACACCCTTAGCCTTACCCATGATTAACAAGCTGGTGCATAAAAAGAAAGCTGTTCTTGTGGGTT GCTCATTGGCTATGCCTACGGGTATAAAAATCAAGGCTGCACTTTATAAAATGGTACACACTGCTAGACCAGGAGATGTCCTGTTCTTCTACTTTAGTGGACACGGAATAGCTGTTCCTGTTTTGAAACCGGCCAACCTCTCAGACTGGATGAAGCTATAG
- the LOC107922956 gene encoding pescadillo homolog, with amino-acid sequence MGKPKHYRPPGKKKEGNAARYVTRSQAIKILQVSLSDFRKLCIHKGVFPREPKKKVKGNHHTYYHLKDVMYILHDPLLEKFREIRAYQRKIKKAKAKTNDELAKLLLSRAPSYRLDMVIRDRVIENEYLGLRNGILDQSAILLSSHGCLTCMNCKILKVL; translated from the exons ATGGGGAAACCAAAGCACTACCGACCTCCG ggaaagaaaaaggaaggaaatgCTGCGAGATATGTGACGAGGTCACAAGCTATTAAAATCCTTCAAGTTAGCCTTTCGGATTTCAG GAAACTATGCATCCACAAAGGAGTATTTCCGAGAGAGCCAAAGAAGAAAGTGAAAGGAAATCATCATACTTACTATCACTTGAAGGATGTCATGTACATTCTTCATGATCCACTACTTGAGAAGTTTAGAGAAATAAGGGCATATCAAAGGAAGATAAAGAAAGCTAAGGCTAAAACGAATGATGAGTTAGCAAAGCTTCTTCTATCTCGTGCACCTTCTTACAGACTTGATATGGTCATCCGTGATAG GGTGATTGAAAATGAGTATTTAGGTCTGAGAAATGGCATACTGGATCAATCAGCCATACTGCTTTCAAGCCATGGTTGTCTAACTTGCATGAACTGCAAA ATATTGAAGGTGTTGTAG